The genomic window TATAGGGGTATTAATCCCCTCTCAGGCAACCCATTATCCCAAAACTTCATTCTTCAAtgccttcttctttcccttcctttataATATCTCAGGAAAATGTcaacatctttctctttttttctttttctttgttccattttttagcttaaaaaatgCCTAATCACAGATGCTCTCAATCTTTCTATATGCTGATAATCTGTTATCCCTTTTTGCAGATAAACTCATCAATGAAACAACTATATCTCATACTGGAAAAAGCAGTAGTGAAGAAAATTCTACAGAAccctatgggaaaaaaaatcaaagtattaaaaatttCTGAACTGTAGTCATACTTGCAGCATATCActatatgatttaatttatgtTTCACTACTCTGGGTGTTTCATAAAGTAATAGCATGCTTAAAGAATTTATACAGCTACAATTTGAAGTCActctaaaatcttttaaacagtGAAAATCTGAGTCAATTTTTAGATTTATCTGATGGGGATAGGATGtgagctctttttatttttatttatttttattttttatttttatttttttaaagattttatttatttatttgagagagagagaatgagagatagagagcatgagagggaagagggtcagagggagaagcagactccctgctgagcagggagcccgatgtgggactcgaccccgggactccaggatcatgacccaagccgaaggcagttgcttaaccaactgagccacccaggcgccccgtgagctctttttaaaataaaatttattttaataaaatgtattacatttatatttatatgagatatataagtgtattttaatacattttaatattatttttaaataataatgtaaaaatttcTATCTGCTTGAGGAATAAATTTATCTCTAATTAGAGTCAATTTTTAGTGactcaattttaatttaaaataactgggGGTTTGTAATGACAggtttcaaaatcaaaatcatcATTTTACTTTCCTGCAAAGAATATTGTTCcttctaaaatatttgtataaccATAACAACCCAGGATGGCTCTCCTCTAAGGCCTTGAATGAGTGGTCTAATTGAAGACAATGGACCTGTCATTACATGAAGCATCCAAGTATGTTTCTCATATGGTTACTGTGAATTAGTTTGCATCTTTAACActgctaaaacaaataaaaatcttagtcactttttttgatatatttaaaaatagagatctCAACATGCTGGTGGTATTCCTTTCTAAAATATCTAGTAATTTACTGCTAGGCTTGGGTCatgttctaatttctttttttaaatttatttatgtattttttttatgttccaaTTTCTTAACCAGGCATTTAAATCTGAAATAATCTGACCATTGAGAAATGTTCAAGTTTCATTTCTGGTCACATTCTCCATCCATTATCTTCACTCCAGTCTACCTGAGGTTCTCAGAACTCACCAAATCTGCTCATGACTCAGTGGAATGATTTCACTCTTGCCTTGTTTGCCTGGCAAGCAATTTCTAGTCCTCTAAGCCTATACTGGAGCATCATCTCCCTTTCGAAGGGTTTCTGGCCTTTGCAACTAGAGTTAGGGCTCTCTGTGCATACCACTTGTGCGTTTCTATTGCCCCTGCCGCCCTCCCCTCCGTTATCCTGCATCATAATTAATAGTGATTCTTGTCTGCCTCCCAAACTGAGAGTGTGTTCCGTCAGCATAAGGGCTGcgtcttcttcatttctgaactTTAATGCCAACCACAgcgtctggcacatggtagaagCTCAAGGTATAACTGTTATATGACTAAACTAACAAGTGAATAAATGCTCTATCACAAATTTACTAAAGTGAACTTACCTTACTTAGTTAtcctgttctattttgttttttaaacagaacCAACCAAGGGTCCAAATGAGCCTGCATTTTGGACAATGTTAGCTAAAGGTAAACTCATAGTAGTTAGGTAGCTGGgaaaatgttttggttttctaAAGTCTTATGTAAGAAAGCCAAGATCAGTATAAATACTTCTAATATTAAGAATTAATAAATCAACATTCTGCTGCCATTATCACGTGTAATAGCAAAtgcaaaacaaacccacaaaactGATTGTGTTGCACACTTTCCTGTTCTCTCCCCCGAAAGTTTACTCTCCTATAAATGTTGCAATCTTGTCATTCAatttatttatgattaaaaattttaaataaggctCTTACTCAATGTAGTCCCTTTTTGTGTTTGGAGCAGTATGCATGTAAGCACATGGAGATACGTGAATAAATGCAaagtatatatcaaaatatatgcatgtataaagTAATGCATATATCGTAAACATATAAGCATACATGTGTAGATGTAATGTGCATGTcttatatatgcacataaatgTATATGTAGATGCACACATGTATAAATGTAATTCATGTAGCACACATATATGCACGCTTgtaaacacaaaatatatacCATGTCCAGTTGATTCCCATTATTTGCAGGGTTTGTATTTCTGAATTTacctacatttaaaatatatttgtaaccTCCCAAATCACTTTCATGGTCATTTGCAGAGATGCACAGAGcagcaaaaaattttaattgcctGACACTCATGTTCGAGTGGAGGTAGAACGAGGCAACACTCTGCCTTTCTTCTGCAGCTCTTAGACTGTAATTAGCGTCCTTTTTGTTATCTATTTAGTGCtatgtgttttgcatttttgtgctttcaGTCAGTGATTTTGCTAATTAAAATGGCCCCCGAGTGTAGTATTAAGGTGCTGGTTAGTGTTCCTGAGAACGAGAAGGCAGTGATATACCTTATGGAGAAAAATATGTGTCAGATAAACTTTGTTTAGGCTTGAGCGATAATGCCATTAATCATGAATTCAATGTTAATGAAGCAGCAATATACATTAAATAAAGTatctttaaatagaaacacacaTCAAGCAAGTTATGTATTGATTGGTTGATGAAAACATTGTGACCAGAGGTTCTCAAGAACCTAAGCTTGCATTTCCCCCAGGAGCAACAATTCAGTATTCACGAAGTCAGTGTTCCTGCGAGGTGACTTTACGGAGCATAACTGTCATGAATAATGAGAATAAACTCTCTAtattaaagacacacacacagtaattTTTGTAAGTGAATTTTGTTTACCATAACCCCAATTTATTGTCTTAACAGCTTTAAATGCAACAACAGCtgaggagattgaagaaaaagaTCAATTATTTCGCCCAATTCCAAGTAAGAACAAAATACTTCAGTTAAATGGATGCATAAGTGCTGGCACACATTTCAATGTGTGACTTCACAGCGTGACGATACTGTTTTCCCTAGTAATGTGGAATGTATGTAAAAGGGTAGCGTGGTGGCTAACGTCATTTCAGAGAGGacatttgctgttttaaaaagCGATTGTCCCTAAACATTATTCTCCAGTTGCCACATATGCAGAgggatgttttcattttctggttttgtgaCTTCTATACCTAAAACAGATAAACCAAACAGGAGTAGGCAAGTGAATCGTATCTATAACGCAGTTTTTAATTGATAGACTCtattttcagagcagttttaggcttacagaaaaaaatgagcagaaagtacagagagttctccTATATCTCCCCAACTCAGTTTCTCCTATCATTCTCATCTTGCGTTGGTTTGGTACGGGTTTTACAATGTAGGAGCCAGTATCCATATGTTagtattaactaaagtccatagtttacattagggtccACTCCTTGTGTTGCACAGGTCTGtgtgttttgacaaatacataatgtCATGTGTCCACCATCACAATCATAgagtaatttcactgccctaaaaatcccctgtgctccacctatcCACCCCTTTGTCcctaatccctggcaaccactgatctttccaCCATCATGATAGTTTCGTCTTTTAAAGAATGTTATATAGTTGGAAATATAAAGTATGTAGACTTTCACCCTGGCTTCTTTTgctatgcatttaagattcctccatgtatttttgtggcttgatggctcatttctttttatcactgaataacaTTTCCTTGTGTGGATATACcgatttatccatttacctactgaaggacatcttgattacttccaatttttggcaataatgaataaagctgctataaatattcatgtgtaggtctttgtatggacataagttttcaactcttcTGGGTAAATATCAAGAattgtgattgctggattgtgtggtaaaactatgtttagctttgtaagaaattaCCAAACTGACTTCTAAAGTAgctataccattttgtattcccaccagcaatgaatgagagaatTCCTGCTGCTGAATGCAGGTTTTATTACAATTTTCATTCATGGATTAGTTATATTTATATGAGTAAAAGAACTCCTGATTTCAACAGAAAATTTCACAACAAGGCAATATATTAATTTACCCCAAACCTCTGTcctaaaaataaactattgggaaaaaaaaaatagcatctggTGATACATCTAAGGCCTGACATCTCTGTTCTGCATTGGATTATTTGACAAATATAGCCATTTGCCTTGCAGGGTTTTAAGAAAATCGAGTGAGTCTTTgtttagaaaaattatatataggaATGACTAATACTGTGTTACTTTAGAAGTATTTTGTCTTTCCAAGTAATTAAATTGaacatgattaattttttatCATGTATGGAGCACATATTACATGCCAGGtcctttatatacattattatgtCAGTCCTTACAGCAACTCCATGAAGTTgggattatctccattttacagatgagggagggaactgaggcttagaaaccTGTCCTAGCTTGTAATTAGCTTTCTCATGATTTCTAGTGGTGGGGAATTCCAAACCCTTCTCTAGTTTTGACCATcaccttgaaaaacaaaatgtactatAAGCACATCTCTTTACAAAAATCCTTTTAAGGAGTAGCAGAGCAATTCAGGAGCACAGACCCTCTTAACATAATTTGTTTGATTATTCCCCAGAGAATCTGCCTCAAAGTCAAGATAACAGTCACTGATAGCTGTATACATTTCACTCTTCATGGTCTAAGATCGCACTTTGACAATTACAGAATCAGGGAATACACATATGTGAGCTCGCCACTGCTTATCACCAAAACACCATGAcctagaaaataatgaaaacctTTGGAACTTTTGGGTGGGAGAAagttgggggaagagagaaatatGAACATGGTCATTTCAAGTCACCATTAAGTAAATGTCTATTAAGCCagaaagaaattcaggaaaatgtaaaatgtggcaGTAAAGATGTATTTTCATTAATAGATTTAGTAAAAAGACCTTCGACATCTCTGGATCTGGACATGATTTTTATTATCTAACTTTAGAAAGAAGTagattctcatttcttttttaacatcaaATACACTAGGGTGATCTCAGTAATAAAATAACAGATGCAGTTCTTAAACTTCATGGAGAAATCATCTGGTACACCATCCTTTTAGcatcagagaaaaatcaatgcagGTCCCAACAGTAAAAGGGTATCTTTCTCTTCTGAAAGATGAGGCCCTGGTATGTAAGTTCGTCACATTTTTAATAGTCATCTCTTCAGAGTCTTGAAATGGTCTTTATTAGTCAGGCAGGAAGATTGCTGTAGACACATTTGAGCATCTGGTAACCTGATTTTGAAACCAGATTTTGCCACTTCCTCGCTATGTGCCATGGGCGAATTTATAAACTTCTGTGATCCTGTGAAATGGAGCTAAGAACAGCTCCTCCAGGACTATTGTGGTAGTTCAACAAAACAAGCAGAGAGTACTTAGTCCCAGGGAGTAGCCTATAGTCTTCCTTGCATTGCATGAGACAAATGAGGGTGCACAGTGAATACCCTGGATGCTGAAGGCTTCTCTTCATTGCTTAGCTCTCTTTACTCATCCAGGAAAACATGCTGGAAACAGTTACTCTTTTCcattgcattttctttgtttcttctcagaCTCTGATTTGAATGCTACAAATGAAGACACCCTGATCAAGCTACAGGAAATCAAGTTAAAATTAATGCTGGGCATCTCGTTGATGACCCTCTTCCTTTTTGTTATCCTCTTGGCAGTCTGTAGTGCCATGCTGTACAAAGTGAAGACACTTAAGTAAGTCCGCAAACCTCCGGAGTCTTTGGAAAATGCATGATGTGAAgctctccccctcctttctttgGTAGATTGTTTAGGCAGTGTGGCTCCCAAATCTTTAAGATCTCGCGCTGGGCTCCATTTCTCCTATTCAGAAAGGAGCATGGGGCTGTCTCTCAGGGAGAATTTTTCCCCAGCATATTAAATAGTCATCTAGAGATAAAAGTAACACTCATCAATTGGAAAGGATATAGAGAATCTAGGTATGCATTCTTTTTTGCTAGCCTTGGATCAAAAGGGCTATGAACTCTGTTCTAAACAGCACATCTGCTTAGGGtctaacatttttcatttatttatatggtGTTGTACCAAGTAATTGGACAGaattaatatgttattttaatttttgtgatgcTTTTCTAAATTGAGTTGAGCTGCAAATGtatgtaattaaaaacaattcttgatacatgttttctttttcagttataaaaGTAGACATCAGACTGAATACACCGTCAACCCAGAGCTGGCGACTCTGTCTTATTTTCATCCATCAGAAGGCATATCAGACACATCTTTTTCTAAGAGTGCTGAGAGCAGCACGTTTTGGGGCACCACTTCTTCAGAagtgagaaaaacagacacacagtcAAAATCTAGAATGACGGACATTGTTTCCATAGCCTCAGATGATACAGGTGGGAATGAGGAGTCAGATTTAATTCAGAGTGAGGAACCAAGCGAAGAAACACCCACTGATGAATAGATGACTTTAAGTTTTTGTCAGAAAAGAAGTTTCTTTGTGACTCCATTAAGGTCATGATTTGGAAACTGCTGAGAAACTTAAATTTTCTGGTGCCTGAAAAGGAGGACATATTCAATAAAATTATCTCAGCCATAAAAATTCTATCAtggaaaaaatacaagaaaataatttaaggtgTGGAAAACTCATCCAGTAAAAATAATCCTGGACAGTGACTTATGAAAATTATTCACTGTAGGCCGGTTAACATTAAAATGAGGACATTTAGATATCTATCTTATGGGAGGGCATTTTGGGGACTTTCAGGGTAATCACCACTACCTACACCCCCTCACCAAAGCAAAAAGAACACACTTCTTTGTGTTTTACTGGCGAAATAGTTATGCCCTATGAAGAAATGAAACTAAATTAGTACTAGAGACTCctagcattcttttcttttaatttttactttttaaatttgtattttacttatattcaattaattaacatatagtgtatcatagAGGTACAGTTCAGTgcttcatcagttgcacataatacccagggctcattacatcacatgccctccttaatgcccatcacccacttccccatccctccacccaccatcccttcagcaaccctgtttgtttcctatagttaagtctcttatggtttgtctccctctctgattttgtcttattttatttttctctcccttcccctatgat from Zalophus californianus isolate mZalCal1 chromosome 13, mZalCal1.pri.v2, whole genome shotgun sequence includes these protein-coding regions:
- the EQTN gene encoding equatorin — encoded protein: MNFILFIFVSGVFSLQYPNTTSYRSGDKMWLSGSPKEYKQEPEIKENTPTNEKNGNSYKDIKQYVFTTQNANGSQSEISVKATTDLQFALRNYKLINETTISHTGKSSSEENSTEPYGKKNQKPTKGPNEPAFWTMLAKALNATTAEEIEEKDQLFRPIPNSDLNATNEDTLIKLQEIKLKLMLGISLMTLFLFVILLAVCSAMLYKVKTLNYKSRHQTEYTVNPELATLSYFHPSEGISDTSFSKSAESSTFWGTTSSEVRKTDTQSKSRMTDIVSIASDDTGGNEESDLIQSEEPSEETPTDE